A single genomic interval of Ruminococcus sp. NK3A76 harbors:
- a CDS encoding flagellar hook-length control protein FliK has protein sequence MDANNLMAVTTGDAGKVNHAKPRARVDDKNVQNVDFLDIVNRLSASQTQSSSKAGKTSKQTGAQEASGAQELTTGEVDSTKTDNEVLGTLDEIISEYGAENLNADILMELMSMYTTDSSVEGLVNSDDPLQTVQSSLYSAVLDNTSLLRTGGEMIDEIADGYFDDLVNVMGSSKALNSLLEALGSVQDADEFERALKTISGITVTSEVNEVDRTVNVLSEQLNLSKAVRSAQASIEGREMPVQTDVAANEAPIFAQNIVNTQVQPAQQIQPEQTVQSEQLVQTAVPESIAENTGYAQPVYAEQREMTAQPEQTAQTVQTAFPETVAENTGYAQPEYAQTRETSVQPEQTAQTTPQPVQTEQALQQVTDAQTAQPQQVMQTAQPESDEGDAGYAQPMQTEQTDDASQTYRQAPTAQQPTTEQSHAPGKAQTAQQERTSAPVRTQSTRSTQQTQPAQVSDAPTDTAAQAMGFVDYGRGVTPKEVLTEGTPEDKAVFNQTLDLLSRAITEERQLYTARLHPEGLGEIIIRMEKSSAGVVFDILATNEKTAQLINARLAQLQNGMSEYEAKVNPAVVTASSNAESMSGFGFDDFSGSFGGRGENAYSGNRQRAGTRYTEVGEDEREAKTTGYKTTDILNRTI, from the coding sequence ATGGACGCAAACAATTTAATGGCAGTAACAACAGGCGATGCCGGTAAGGTAAACCACGCAAAGCCAAGAGCAAGGGTCGATGACAAGAATGTTCAGAATGTCGATTTTCTCGATATAGTGAACAGGCTTTCAGCAAGCCAGACGCAGAGCAGCAGCAAGGCAGGCAAGACATCAAAGCAGACAGGAGCGCAGGAGGCTTCAGGCGCACAGGAGCTTACAACAGGTGAGGTCGATAGCACAAAGACCGATAACGAGGTGCTGGGAACGCTCGATGAGATAATCAGCGAATACGGTGCTGAGAACCTGAATGCGGATATCCTTATGGAGCTGATGTCGATGTACACTACCGACAGCTCGGTTGAAGGGCTTGTAAATTCAGATGACCCCTTGCAGACAGTTCAGAGCAGCCTTTACAGCGCAGTTCTCGACAATACATCACTGCTTCGCACAGGCGGTGAGATGATAGACGAGATAGCAGACGGCTACTTTGACGACCTTGTAAATGTCATGGGCTCATCAAAGGCTCTAAACAGCCTTCTTGAAGCGCTCGGCTCGGTGCAGGATGCGGATGAGTTTGAAAGAGCTCTCAAAACTATATCGGGCATAACGGTGACAAGCGAGGTCAACGAGGTAGACAGGACTGTAAACGTGCTCAGTGAACAGCTTAATCTCTCAAAGGCAGTGAGAAGCGCACAGGCAAGCATCGAAGGCAGGGAAATGCCTGTACAGACCGATGTAGCGGCGAATGAAGCACCCATATTCGCACAGAACATCGTGAACACACAGGTACAGCCCGCACAGCAGATACAGCCTGAGCAGACAGTGCAGTCTGAGCAGTTGGTACAGACGGCCGTTCCCGAAAGCATTGCGGAAAATACAGGGTACGCACAGCCTGTGTATGCAGAGCAGAGGGAAATGACCGCACAGCCTGAACAGACAGCGCAGACAGTACAGACAGCTTTCCCCGAAACTGTCGCAGAAAATACCGGGTACGCACAGCCTGAGTATGCACAGACAAGGGAAACATCGGTACAGCCTGAGCAGACAGCACAGACGACCCCACAGCCGGTTCAGACGGAACAGGCCTTACAGCAGGTAACAGATGCGCAGACAGCGCAGCCACAGCAGGTCATGCAGACAGCACAGCCCGAAAGCGATGAAGGTGACGCAGGGTACGCACAGCCCATGCAGACAGAGCAAACGGACGATGCTTCACAGACCTACAGGCAGGCACCGACAGCGCAGCAGCCGACAACAGAGCAGAGCCATGCACCCGGCAAAGCACAGACGGCACAGCAGGAAAGGACATCAGCTCCGGTAAGAACGCAGAGCACACGCAGTACACAGCAGACTCAGCCGGCACAGGTATCAGATGCACCCACAGATACGGCAGCGCAGGCAATGGGCTTCGTGGACTACGGCAGAGGAGTGACACCCAAGGAGGTGCTCACCGAGGGAACGCCCGAGGACAAGGCAGTCTTCAATCAGACGCTCGACCTTTTATCAAGGGCTATAACCGAGGAAAGGCAGCTCTATACGGCAAGGCTCCACCCTGAGGGGTTAGGCGAGATAATCATAAGAATGGAAAAATCAAGCGCAGGTGTCGTATTCGATATCCTCGCAACCAACGAAAAGACCGCACAGCTCATCAATGCCAGACTTGCACAGCTGCAAAACGGCATGAGCGAATATGAGGCAAAGGTCAACCCTGCGGTAGTAACGGCTTCAAGCAATGCAGAGAGTATGTCGGGCTTCGGCTTTGATGATTTCTCGGGCAGCTTCGGCGGCAGGGGCGAGAACGCCTACAGCGGCAACAGACAAAGAGCCGGCACTCGCTACACCGAAGTAGGTGAAGACGAGCGTGAGGCTAAAACGACAGGATATAAGACTACCGATATCCTTAACAGAACTATATAA
- a CDS encoding flagellar hook capping FlgD N-terminal domain-containing protein: protein MAIDSLNSGYTASRNYTDLMNGTAKSTSAQNLYNNVKFSNEDSSKVEVQDFLNLMVTQLTNQDFMNPVDDTQYLSQLAQFSSMSAMQEMASFSKQSFAMSYLGKEVTASVYNIGGDVETTTGKVTSVSLVGDDYKFTVNGKEFSLSDIKSVSDSSKPSETESTITTEAAADTQNT, encoded by the coding sequence ATGGCAATAGACAGCTTGAATTCGGGCTACACCGCTTCGAGAAACTATACAGACCTTATGAACGGCACTGCCAAGTCAACGAGCGCTCAGAATCTTTACAACAACGTAAAGTTCTCAAACGAGGATTCGTCAAAGGTCGAAGTACAGGACTTTCTCAACCTTATGGTGACACAGCTCACAAACCAGGACTTTATGAACCCTGTTGACGATACCCAGTATCTCTCTCAGCTTGCACAGTTCTCGTCGATGAGCGCTATGCAGGAGATGGCATCATTCTCAAAGCAGAGCTTCGCTATGAGCTACCTCGGCAAAGAGGTCACAGCTTCCGTTTACAACATAGGCGGCGATGTCGAGACGACTACAGGCAAGGTGACAAGCGTTTCGTTAGTAGGCGATGACTACAAGTTCACAGTCAACGGAAAGGAATTCTCTCTTTCGGATATCAAGAGCGTTTCTGACTCTTCAAAGCCTTCTGAGACTGAGAGCACCATAACAACAGAGGCGGCTGCCGATACACAGAATACATGA
- a CDS encoding TIGR02530 family flagellar biosynthesis protein produces MDIKMLRLTAPITTGIPQTSTASVNDSIATANFDQVLKSQLQTSGLNFSKHAVNRVVERNINVSDDNMERLNAGVEIAREKGLDDTLILVDQSAYIVSVKNNTVITTVSNEELVGNCFTNIEGTVIV; encoded by the coding sequence ATGGATATTAAGATGCTAAGGCTCACAGCGCCGATTACTACGGGAATACCGCAGACAAGCACAGCAAGCGTGAACGACAGTATCGCTACGGCCAATTTCGACCAGGTGCTCAAAAGCCAGCTGCAAACGAGCGGCCTTAACTTCTCAAAGCACGCAGTCAACCGTGTGGTCGAGAGAAACATCAACGTTTCCGACGACAATATGGAAAGGCTCAATGCAGGCGTTGAGATAGCACGGGAAAAGGGGCTTGACGATACGCTCATACTTGTGGATCAGTCGGCGTATATAGTAAGCGTGAAGAACAACACCGTAATAACCACAGTTTCAAATGAAGAACTAGTGGGCAACTGCTTTACAAATATCGAAGGAACGGTTATAGTATAA
- a CDS encoding flagellar hook-basal body complex protein yields the protein MIRSLYSGVAGMTTQQTKMDVIGNNISNVSTYGFKASRVTFRDVYYQTSRAATEATAAKGGTNAVQIGYGAKIGSTDVNQSTSVMATTGLALDAAITGDGYFQVMDGDGNIFYTKAGMLDVDAEGNLVDINGNFVLGVSGNNMNQGASSQKIRISLPYENPNVSSASDVINDINIKVSSTAENANGNLSFNFISSNNIPIGQKAEAVVTSNSITVTLNANESFANLNELENAINDAITAANSGAAHPAGNFRIDIDSAAAFSEPLTGEQIVGANFGVASGKIPLPADISRAFSIKSVGDEFSYDQPMDFDIAVDETAGTCTITAGGGLYKAVVTKEQMQTTGSVVLRNSSADPEDDDSFVLTFPNWNNVSTYTGAHAGTEDCTPSAPARNLGLGSTSFALNGGTEGGAQTFADLTGVAIGFNGIIYGTHPALGTIELGRIDLATFDNPAGLSQVGSTYFQRTVNSGEPHLCIPGEDGSGSIAGGTLETSNVDLSQEFSDMIVTQRGFQACSRLITVSDTMLEELINLKR from the coding sequence ATGATAAGAAGCTTATATTCAGGCGTTGCTGGTATGACAACACAGCAGACCAAGATGGACGTTATAGGTAACAATATATCAAACGTATCTACATACGGCTTCAAGGCAAGCCGAGTTACATTCAGAGACGTATACTATCAGACATCAAGAGCAGCTACTGAGGCTACTGCTGCCAAGGGCGGTACGAATGCGGTTCAGATAGGCTACGGCGCTAAGATAGGCTCGACAGACGTTAACCAGTCAACTTCCGTTATGGCAACAACGGGTCTTGCACTCGATGCTGCTATCACAGGTGACGGTTACTTCCAGGTAATGGACGGCGACGGCAATATCTTCTACACCAAGGCTGGTATGCTCGACGTTGACGCAGAGGGCAACCTCGTTGATATCAACGGTAACTTCGTGCTCGGTGTTTCGGGCAACAACATGAACCAGGGCGCTTCCTCACAGAAGATAAGGATATCGCTCCCCTATGAGAACCCCAACGTTTCGTCCGCAAGCGACGTTATAAACGACATCAACATAAAGGTGAGCTCCACTGCTGAGAATGCAAACGGCAACCTTTCATTCAACTTCATATCTTCAAACAATATCCCGATAGGTCAGAAGGCTGAGGCTGTTGTGACTTCAAACTCTATCACTGTAACACTTAATGCAAATGAGTCGTTTGCAAACCTCAATGAGCTTGAAAATGCTATAAACGACGCTATCACAGCAGCAAACTCGGGCGCAGCGCACCCGGCAGGCAATTTCAGGATAGACATCGACTCGGCAGCGGCTTTTAGCGAGCCTCTTACAGGTGAGCAGATAGTCGGCGCAAACTTCGGTGTCGCATCAGGTAAGATACCGCTCCCGGCAGATATATCAAGAGCATTCTCGATAAAGAGCGTGGGCGATGAGTTCAGCTACGACCAGCCTATGGATTTTGATATCGCAGTTGATGAAACAGCCGGCACCTGCACTATAACAGCAGGCGGCGGACTGTACAAGGCAGTAGTTACCAAGGAGCAGATGCAGACAACAGGTTCTGTAGTTCTCAGAAATTCTTCGGCAGATCCGGAGGATGACGACAGCTTCGTACTCACATTCCCGAACTGGAACAATGTAAGCACATATACAGGCGCACACGCAGGCACAGAGGACTGTACACCTTCCGCTCCTGCAAGGAACTTGGGCCTCGGCTCGACCTCCTTCGCACTCAACGGCGGTACTGAGGGCGGCGCACAGACCTTTGCAGACCTCACAGGTGTTGCTATAGGCTTTAACGGCATAATCTACGGCACACACCCTGCACTCGGCACTATCGAGCTCGGAAGAATAGATCTTGCGACCTTCGACAACCCGGCAGGTCTTTCGCAGGTGGGCTCCACATACTTCCAGAGAACAGTTAACTCCGGCGAGCCTCATCTGTGCATACCCGGCGAGGACGGTTCAGGCTCCATCGCAGGCGGTACACTTGAAACTTCAAACGTTGACCTCTCGCAGGAGTTCTCGGATATGATAGTTACACAGAGAGGCTTCCAGGCTTGCTCAAGACTTATCACAGTTTCCGATACTATGCTCGAGGAGCTTATAAACCTTAAGAGATAA
- a CDS encoding motility protein A → MDISSIIGWVVGMGLIVFSIMLGTDPETGGYMVTPASIKSFIDIPSIAIVVGGTFCALFVSYPLSMFKKMPKHMAMMFKDKNKNPNEIIEQLIDFAKEARINGVLALEEKVKGIEDKFMQNALMMVCDSVDPQKVQEMMDNELDYMEERHSQCQGFYLKGSDYAPSFGMIGTLIGLINLLGNLSDSDALAGNMAVALITTFYGSFLSSFVFKPIANKLKVRHESEMLCKSIIVVGVQGILAGDNPNFIQDKLVKLLPANQKAKKGGKGDAGKFNDDGRI, encoded by the coding sequence ATGGATATTTCATCGATCATAGGCTGGGTAGTCGGAATGGGTCTGATAGTTTTCTCTATCATGCTCGGCACCGACCCTGAAACAGGCGGCTATATGGTAACGCCGGCCTCAATAAAATCGTTTATAGATATCCCGTCTATTGCGATAGTTGTGGGCGGTACCTTCTGTGCGCTGTTCGTTTCATACCCGCTTTCAATGTTCAAGAAAATGCCTAAGCACATGGCAATGATGTTCAAGGACAAGAACAAGAACCCGAACGAGATAATCGAGCAGCTCATAGACTTTGCCAAGGAAGCAAGAATAAACGGTGTTCTCGCTCTCGAAGAAAAGGTAAAGGGTATCGAGGACAAGTTCATGCAGAATGCGCTGATGATGGTCTGCGACTCGGTAGACCCCCAGAAGGTGCAGGAAATGATGGACAACGAGCTTGACTACATGGAGGAGCGACACTCGCAGTGTCAGGGCTTTTACCTTAAAGGCTCGGACTATGCGCCTTCCTTCGGTATGATAGGTACACTTATCGGTCTTATAAACCTGCTTGGCAACCTGTCCGACTCGGATGCGCTCGCAGGAAACATGGCGGTAGCGCTTATCACGACATTCTACGGCTCGTTTTTGTCATCATTCGTGTTCAAGCCTATCGCAAACAAGCTGAAGGTAAGGCATGAGTCTGAGATGCTCTGCAAGTCGATAATCGTTGTCGGCGTTCAGGGTATACTCGCAGGCGACAACCCCAACTTCATACAGGACAAGTTAGTCAAGCTCCTGCCTGCTAACCAGAAGGCCAAGAAGGGCGGCAAGGGCGATGCAGGCAAGTTCAATGACGACGGACGTATATAA
- a CDS encoding flagellar FlbD family protein, with amino-acid sequence MIVLTRHNDTHFALNDDLIETIEECPDTTIKLTNGKIYIVAESLHEVIEKIIEHRRQCVSNVFYGASIKQ; translated from the coding sequence ATGATAGTTCTGACAAGGCACAATGACACACATTTCGCACTTAATGACGACCTTATTGAAACCATCGAGGAATGCCCCGATACAACAATAAAGCTCACAAACGGCAAGATATACATCGTAGCCGAGAGCCTTCATGAAGTGATAGAAAAGATAATCGAGCACAGAAGGCAGTGCGTGAGCAATGTATTTTACGGAGCTTCGATAAAGCAATGA